A portion of the Hymenobacter gelipurpurascens genome contains these proteins:
- a CDS encoding DUF6952 family protein yields the protein MKMPAIKRLVETQTLDNLVLAEEALLEEQPLPFEVEGEDEGEQLTHIFAAIFILNHMQEHGSQFKDALREYTKKVRVSIS from the coding sequence ATGAAGATGCCCGCCATTAAGCGTCTGGTAGAAACCCAGACCCTGGACAACCTTGTGTTGGCTGAAGAGGCGCTGCTGGAAGAGCAGCCGCTGCCGTTTGAAGTGGAAGGCGAAGATGAGGGCGAGCAGCTTACCCACATTTTCGCGGCTATCTTCATTCTGAACCATATGCAGGAGCACGGCTCCCAGTTCAAGGATGCCCTGCGCGAATACACCAAAAAAGTGCGTGTATCCATCAGCTAG
- a CDS encoding metallophosphoesterase family protein: protein MLAAFGLSSCEMLEFSPNDHRSPDDKQDLTSKNLATLAARPLPPGDTLRFVYTGDSQRFYDDAMDLVKSVNQQPGVQFMLVAGDISDFGMAREMWWVDDQLRKLKIPYLTVVGNHDQVGNGREAYKAVFGPLNYSFIYGDTKFIMTDTNGREYNFNGRIPDMGWVNEQLRDNSTRRHVVISHVPPQDQDFDPAVKDAYVSALREDPRLVFEMNAHRHDFSIGQPFGDGVTYVNSYGFEKRRYLIVTVWGDKEFRLKEIAF from the coding sequence GTGCTGGCGGCCTTCGGGCTCAGCAGCTGCGAAATGCTGGAATTCAGTCCTAATGATCATCGCTCGCCCGATGACAAGCAAGACCTGACCAGCAAAAATCTGGCAACTTTGGCCGCGCGGCCGTTGCCTCCCGGCGATACGCTGCGGTTTGTATATACCGGCGACTCTCAGCGCTTCTACGATGATGCGATGGACCTGGTGAAAAGCGTCAATCAGCAGCCGGGAGTCCAGTTTATGCTGGTAGCCGGCGATATTTCCGATTTCGGGATGGCCCGCGAAATGTGGTGGGTGGATGATCAGCTCCGCAAACTCAAGATTCCGTACCTCACCGTGGTCGGCAACCACGACCAGGTGGGCAACGGCCGCGAAGCCTACAAAGCGGTGTTCGGGCCGCTGAACTACTCCTTCATCTACGGCGACACGAAGTTCATCATGACCGATACCAACGGCCGCGAGTACAACTTCAATGGCCGCATTCCGGATATGGGCTGGGTGAACGAGCAGCTCCGCGACAACTCTACGCGCCGCCACGTGGTCATCTCGCACGTACCGCCCCAAGATCAGGACTTTGACCCCGCCGTGAAGGATGCCTACGTGAGCGCTCTGCGCGAAGACCCGCGCCTGGTATTCGAAATGAACGCGCACCGCCACGATTTCAGCATCGGGCAGCCTTTCGGCGATGGTGTTACCTACGTCAACTCCTACGGCTTCGAGAAGCGCCGCTACCTCATCGTGACGGTGTGGGGCGACAAGGAGTTTCGGCTTAAAGAAATAGCATTCTAA
- a CDS encoding class I SAM-dependent rRNA methyltransferase: MPATITLKPGKDQSLRRRHPWVFSGAIGRMQGEVVEGEVVLVQASNGELLGVGHYAPGSIAVRMLDFGPDAQLPDAAFWEARLRNAYQLRQGLGLTGTGNTNVYRLTHAEGDGVPGLIIDVYGDVAVMQAHSAGMYKARPLIAEALQAVIPGLRAIYDKSAETVPAKAAPGAQNGYLFGESNGQEHIVHENGHPFAVDWESGQKTGFFIDQRDNRSLLARYAPGRRVLNTFCYTGGFSSYALEAGAELVHSVDSSKKAIELTERNAALTGLEGKHEAFAQDVFTFMKSTEEQYDLIVLDPPAFAKHLSARHNALMGYKRLNAAGIKHIAPGGLLFTFSCSQVVSAELFEGAVLAAAIEAGRPARILHRLTQPADHPVSLFHPEGEYLKGLVLAVE, encoded by the coding sequence ATGCCCGCCACTATCACGCTCAAACCCGGTAAAGATCAATCCCTTCGTCGTCGCCACCCGTGGGTGTTTTCGGGCGCCATTGGCCGCATGCAGGGCGAGGTAGTAGAAGGCGAAGTAGTGCTGGTGCAGGCCTCCAATGGTGAGCTGCTGGGTGTAGGCCACTACGCGCCCGGCTCCATTGCCGTGCGCATGCTCGATTTCGGCCCCGATGCCCAGCTGCCCGACGCGGCCTTCTGGGAAGCGCGCCTGCGCAATGCCTACCAGCTGCGCCAAGGGCTGGGCCTTACCGGCACCGGCAACACCAACGTGTACCGCCTCACCCACGCCGAGGGCGACGGCGTGCCCGGCCTCATCATTGACGTGTACGGCGACGTAGCCGTGATGCAGGCCCACAGCGCCGGCATGTACAAAGCCCGTCCGCTCATCGCAGAAGCCCTGCAGGCCGTGATACCTGGCCTACGCGCCATCTATGACAAGAGTGCCGAAACCGTGCCCGCCAAGGCCGCGCCCGGTGCCCAGAATGGCTACCTATTCGGGGAAAGCAATGGGCAGGAGCATATTGTGCACGAGAATGGCCACCCGTTTGCTGTCGATTGGGAGTCGGGCCAGAAAACCGGCTTCTTCATTGATCAGCGCGACAACCGCAGCCTGCTGGCCCGCTACGCACCGGGCCGCCGCGTGCTGAACACGTTCTGCTACACCGGCGGCTTCAGCAGCTATGCCCTGGAGGCCGGCGCCGAGTTGGTGCACTCCGTGGATAGCTCCAAAAAAGCTATTGAGCTGACCGAGCGCAACGCCGCCCTCACGGGCCTGGAGGGCAAGCACGAGGCCTTCGCGCAGGATGTGTTTACCTTCATGAAAAGCACCGAGGAGCAGTACGACCTCATCGTGCTCGACCCGCCGGCCTTCGCCAAGCACCTCTCCGCCCGCCACAACGCCCTGATGGGCTATAAGCGCCTGAATGCGGCCGGCATCAAGCACATTGCGCCGGGTGGGCTGCTGTTCACGTTCAGCTGCTCGCAGGTAGTTTCGGCCGAGCTGTTCGAGGGTGCGGTGCTGGCGGCCGCCATCGAAGCTGGCCGCCCCGCCCGTATCCTGCACCGCCTCACCCAACCCGCCGACCATCCCGTGAGCCTCTTCCACCCCGAGGGTGAATACCTGAAGGGGCTGGTGCTGGCCGTGGAATAA
- a CDS encoding arylesterase, whose amino-acid sequence MQNIVFFGDSLTAGYQLRAPESFPARIQEKIDALGLSYKAHNYGVSGETTAGGRQRIASVLGRFPRIEVFVLELGANDGLRGIPVRETTQNLQFILDEVRRQHPEARLVLVGLEFPFDLGPLATLGGGRYGHYAQEFKALFRQLAEKNEVDFVPFLLHGVIGQRHLNLPDGVHPNAAGQRLLADNVWAVLRPVLERA is encoded by the coding sequence ATGCAGAACATTGTTTTTTTCGGCGATTCCCTCACGGCTGGGTACCAGCTCCGGGCTCCAGAGTCTTTCCCGGCCCGCATTCAGGAGAAGATAGACGCGCTAGGCCTCTCCTACAAAGCCCACAACTACGGCGTAAGCGGCGAAACCACGGCCGGTGGCCGCCAGCGCATAGCCTCTGTGCTCGGGCGCTTCCCACGGATAGAGGTGTTCGTGCTGGAGCTGGGCGCCAACGATGGCCTGCGCGGCATTCCGGTACGCGAAACCACCCAGAACCTGCAGTTTATACTGGATGAAGTGCGCCGCCAGCACCCCGAAGCCCGGTTGGTGCTGGTAGGCCTGGAGTTTCCGTTTGATTTGGGGCCGCTGGCCACGCTGGGCGGCGGCCGCTACGGGCACTATGCCCAGGAATTCAAGGCGCTGTTTCGGCAGCTGGCGGAGAAAAACGAGGTCGATTTTGTACCGTTTCTGCTGCACGGCGTCATTGGGCAGCGCCACCTCAACCTGCCCGATGGCGTGCACCCGAACGCGGCCGGCCAGCGCCTGCTCGCCGATAATGTGTGGGCTGTTCTACGGCCGGTGCTGGAGCGCGCCTAG
- a CDS encoding metallophosphoesterase family protein, which translates to MLNRWGLWSWIVALAGLTGCAWVEYSPNQTYVLAAERAQTAQALARLQQRPRATSDTVRFAFVGDTQRFYDETEAFVASVNQQRALDFVFVAGDISDFGLTREFRWVHQRLQQLRVPYLTVIGNHDLVGNGRAIYQAFYGPLNYTFQYGGTRFICLDTNGREYGFGGMVPNLTWLRKQLADTLTAQRTVVLSHVPPTDEDFDPQLVPAYTEALRGCSQLVFHLSGHVHRFTAGQPFHDGVTYLTTYSLEKRRYHIISVWGQRQYRVETVTYGPKA; encoded by the coding sequence ATGCTGAATCGTTGGGGTTTATGGAGCTGGATAGTTGCGCTGGCAGGGCTAACCGGCTGTGCCTGGGTAGAATACAGCCCCAACCAAACCTACGTGCTGGCAGCAGAACGGGCCCAGACCGCGCAGGCCCTGGCTCGGCTTCAGCAGCGGCCCCGCGCCACCTCTGATACCGTCCGTTTTGCGTTCGTGGGCGACACCCAACGCTTTTATGACGAGACAGAGGCGTTTGTGGCCAGCGTAAACCAGCAGCGTGCCCTCGACTTTGTGTTCGTGGCCGGCGACATTTCCGATTTTGGCCTCACGCGGGAGTTCCGGTGGGTGCACCAGCGCCTGCAGCAGTTGCGGGTGCCCTACCTCACCGTCATCGGCAACCATGATTTGGTGGGCAACGGCCGGGCCATTTACCAGGCCTTTTATGGCCCTCTGAACTACACCTTTCAGTATGGCGGCACCCGGTTCATTTGCCTGGATACCAATGGCCGCGAGTACGGCTTTGGCGGCATGGTCCCCAACCTGACATGGCTCCGCAAGCAGCTGGCCGATACGCTTACGGCTCAGCGAACCGTGGTGCTCAGCCATGTGCCGCCCACTGATGAGGACTTTGACCCGCAGCTAGTGCCCGCCTATACCGAGGCCTTGCGGGGCTGCTCGCAACTGGTGTTTCACCTGAGCGGCCACGTGCACCGCTTTACGGCCGGCCAGCCCTTCCACGATGGCGTCACGTACCTGACCACCTATAGCCTGGAGAAGCGCCGCTACCACATCATCTCGGTGTGGGGCCAGCGGCAGTACCGCGTTGAGACCGTGACCTATGGGCCGAAAGCATAA
- a CDS encoding thioredoxin family protein has protein sequence MPVTKATDTDFRQLLDQHEKVVVKYYADWCGNCRLFSPKFKRLSDAEQNQEVAFLDVNAETSPEARKLAGVTNLPCFAVFRNGELIDTLSASKEEAVVELISKLHAN, from the coding sequence ATGCCCGTTACCAAAGCCACTGATACCGATTTCCGTCAGCTCCTTGACCAGCACGAGAAGGTAGTGGTGAAATACTACGCCGACTGGTGCGGCAATTGCCGCTTGTTTTCGCCTAAGTTCAAGCGCCTTTCGGATGCTGAACAAAACCAGGAGGTTGCGTTCCTGGATGTAAACGCCGAAACCAGCCCCGAGGCCCGTAAGCTGGCGGGCGTTACCAACCTGCCCTGCTTCGCGGTGTTCCGCAATGGTGAGTTGATCGACACGCTGTCGGCCAGCAAAGAAGAGGCCGTGGTAGAGCTGATTTCTAAACTGCACGCCAACTAA
- the crtD gene encoding 1-hydroxycarotenoid 3,4-desaturase CrtD: MARLKTSSAPKQPVAIIGAGIGGIASAVRLALAGHKVTVFEAQESFGGKMHQLVLPGGYRFDGGPSLFTLPHLVDELFRLAGRDPQDHFRYQRLDPITQYFFPDGTQLTAWADEDKFAQEIEQKLSVPAAEVLAFLKRSRLAYEATADTFLQKSLHKASTYLSPDVLKALAALPTLGLTSTMHQRHASAFPQEPRLVQLFDRFATYNGSDPYQAPATLSMIPHLEHGLGAFYPEGGIYAIAESLVKLAEDLGVQFRYNEPVEEILTAAGSVTGLRTVKDVYDFGLVVSNMDVVPTYRRLLHKEPAPERTLRQPRSSSALIFYWGIGQHFPELGVHNIFFSEDYKREFDAIFQEKTIAADPTVYVNITSGHTPTDAPEGHENWFVMVNVPHDQGQDWPTLVARTRAAVVARVSKALGTDVGQLIRAEHVWDPPGIEARTSSFGGALYGSSSNNSMAAFLRHPNFSQQLEGLYFCGGSVHPGGGIPLCLLSARIVADLIKK, encoded by the coding sequence GTGGCTCGTCTAAAAACTTCCTCTGCTCCCAAACAACCCGTCGCCATTATTGGCGCCGGTATTGGCGGTATTGCTTCGGCGGTGCGGCTGGCGTTGGCCGGGCACAAAGTCACGGTGTTTGAGGCCCAGGAAAGCTTTGGGGGCAAGATGCACCAACTGGTGCTGCCGGGCGGCTACCGCTTTGATGGAGGTCCGTCGTTGTTTACGCTGCCGCACCTCGTTGATGAGCTGTTTCGGCTGGCTGGCCGCGACCCGCAGGACCATTTCCGTTACCAGCGCCTCGACCCCATTACGCAGTACTTCTTCCCCGATGGTACCCAGCTTACGGCTTGGGCCGATGAGGATAAGTTTGCCCAAGAGATAGAGCAAAAGCTGAGCGTGCCGGCTGCGGAGGTATTGGCCTTTCTCAAGCGCAGCCGACTGGCCTACGAAGCCACCGCCGATACATTCCTACAGAAGTCCTTGCACAAGGCTAGCACCTACCTCTCGCCGGATGTGCTTAAGGCCTTGGCGGCGTTGCCTACGTTGGGCCTCACCAGTACCATGCACCAGCGCCACGCTTCGGCTTTCCCGCAGGAGCCGCGCCTCGTGCAGCTCTTTGATCGGTTTGCGACCTACAACGGCTCCGACCCGTACCAGGCGCCGGCCACGCTCAGCATGATTCCGCACCTGGAGCATGGGCTGGGCGCGTTCTATCCCGAAGGCGGCATCTATGCCATTGCTGAAAGCCTGGTAAAGCTGGCGGAAGACCTGGGCGTGCAGTTCCGCTACAACGAGCCGGTGGAGGAAATTCTCACGGCCGCCGGCAGCGTGACTGGCCTACGGACGGTTAAGGATGTCTATGATTTTGGGCTGGTGGTCAGCAACATGGATGTGGTGCCTACGTACCGCCGTCTGCTGCACAAGGAGCCCGCACCGGAGCGTACCCTGCGGCAGCCGCGCTCCTCCTCGGCCCTGATTTTTTACTGGGGCATCGGGCAGCACTTTCCGGAGCTGGGCGTGCACAACATCTTCTTCTCGGAGGACTACAAGCGCGAGTTCGACGCAATTTTCCAGGAAAAAACCATTGCCGCTGACCCCACGGTGTACGTCAACATCACGAGCGGGCACACGCCCACCGATGCGCCAGAGGGCCACGAGAACTGGTTTGTGATGGTGAATGTACCTCACGACCAGGGCCAGGACTGGCCTACGCTGGTGGCCCGCACCCGCGCGGCAGTAGTGGCCCGCGTGAGCAAGGCCCTGGGCACCGATGTTGGCCAGCTGATTCGGGCGGAGCACGTCTGGGACCCGCCAGGCATTGAGGCGCGCACGTCCTCGTTTGGCGGGGCGCTCTACGGCAGCTCTTCCAATAACTCCATGGCGGCGTTTCTGCGGCATCCCAATTTTTCGCAACAACTAGAAGGGCTGTACTTTTGCGGGGGCTCAGTGCATCCGGGCGGTGGAATACCGCTCTGTTTGCTCTCGGCCCGTATAGTGGCTGATCTAATCAAAAAGTAA
- a CDS encoding TetR/AcrR family transcriptional regulator: MEEIVLHQLLDRANQLLQQVGVGILHEEQLAVALDLSLTSFREVFGNKAGMLYLVIQRNLQRQRQEHDELLANLATPVECILALLHHSLQELRRSPHYDYQVLRQQYPDCWVLIQDYLYDYSLPLLTRLLREGMREGQFRSDLDVGMVVHIMLAQLNLVLNEEYFPPEHTNQADVYRNMFAPYVRGLCTVEGLRMVASHFDRM; encoded by the coding sequence ATGGAGGAAATCGTACTCCACCAGCTATTAGACCGCGCTAACCAGCTGCTCCAGCAGGTGGGGGTGGGCATTTTGCACGAGGAGCAACTGGCCGTAGCCCTCGATTTATCCCTGACCTCTTTTCGGGAGGTATTCGGCAACAAAGCCGGAATGCTCTACCTGGTAATCCAGCGCAACCTGCAGCGCCAGCGCCAGGAGCACGATGAGCTGCTGGCCAACCTGGCTACCCCCGTCGAGTGCATATTGGCACTGCTCCACCACAGCCTTCAGGAGCTGCGTCGCTCGCCTCATTACGATTACCAGGTGCTGCGGCAACAGTACCCCGACTGCTGGGTCCTGATTCAGGACTACCTCTACGACTACTCGCTGCCCCTGCTCACGCGCCTGCTGCGGGAGGGCATGCGGGAAGGCCAGTTCCGATCCGATCTGGATGTAGGCATGGTGGTACACATTATGCTGGCTCAGCTTAACCTGGTGCTCAACGAGGAGTATTTCCCGCCTGAGCACACCAACCAGGCCGATGTGTACCGCAACATGTTTGCTCCCTATGTGCGCGGCTTATGCACCGTGGAAGGCCTGCGGATGGTCGCCTCTCACTTCGACCGGATGTAA
- a CDS encoding SRPBCC family protein has translation MSTHVAAPPAQVWAGFTRELFLDLAPPFPPFRLLRFDGCRRGDEVHLELGAGPLRQLWTSLITGHGVETDGTYYFVDEGQQLPKPLRFWRHRHLLRPAPGGGTYITEDLEYRTGLGLLDTLMRPLIWAQFAWRRPIYRRWFGRVSRG, from the coding sequence ATGAGTACCCACGTAGCCGCGCCGCCGGCGCAGGTGTGGGCTGGCTTCACCCGAGAGCTGTTTTTGGACCTTGCCCCGCCGTTTCCGCCGTTTCGTCTGCTGCGCTTCGATGGCTGCCGACGCGGCGACGAGGTGCACCTGGAGCTAGGCGCGGGGCCCTTGCGCCAATTGTGGACCAGCCTCATTACTGGCCACGGTGTGGAGACGGATGGCACCTACTATTTCGTGGATGAAGGCCAGCAACTACCGAAGCCCTTGCGGTTCTGGCGCCACCGCCACTTGCTGCGGCCCGCGCCCGGTGGTGGTACCTACATCACCGAAGATCTGGAGTACCGGACTGGCCTAGGGCTGCTGGATACGCTAATGCGGCCCCTGATATGGGCGCAGTTTGCCTGGCGTAGGCCTATCTACCGGCGGTGGTTTGGTCGTGTGAGCCGGGGCTAG
- a CDS encoding TetR/AcrR family transcriptional regulator, translating to MNQAAKERLLEQAPSLFARAGGITALSEDGLLSQLGLSATEFQETFQNKDEFVTQAVRFDLDRQKREHQELFARLQSPVERMLGLLQHGIGEMQKAPQTDYVVVQQEHPRVWEMLMQHLANYSAPQIHSLLNEGILLRQFRGDINIELVTKIILEQMNLILNTNVFPPSRYNLAEVFRSIYLYYIRGICTEEGIRLAAAHFARL from the coding sequence ATGAATCAAGCTGCTAAGGAGCGCCTCTTGGAACAGGCGCCCTCCCTGTTTGCCCGTGCCGGCGGAATCACTGCGTTATCGGAGGACGGCTTGCTAAGCCAGTTGGGACTGAGCGCCACAGAATTTCAGGAGACCTTCCAAAATAAAGACGAGTTTGTGACCCAAGCCGTACGGTTTGATCTGGACCGGCAGAAGCGGGAGCACCAGGAGCTGTTTGCCCGCCTGCAAAGCCCCGTAGAGCGCATGCTGGGCCTGTTGCAGCACGGCATCGGGGAGATGCAAAAGGCCCCCCAAACCGATTATGTGGTGGTACAGCAGGAGCACCCGCGCGTGTGGGAAATGCTCATGCAGCACCTAGCCAATTACTCCGCCCCCCAAATTCATTCACTGCTGAATGAAGGCATCCTGCTCCGGCAGTTTCGCGGCGACATTAATATTGAGCTGGTCACCAAAATCATTCTGGAGCAGATGAACCTGATTCTGAATACCAACGTGTTTCCGCCCAGCCGCTACAACCTGGCGGAGGTGTTCCGCAGCATCTACCTCTACTACATCCGCGGCATCTGCACCGAGGAAGGCATTCGGCTAGCCGCCGCGCACTTTGCGCGGCTCTAA
- a CDS encoding carotenoid biosynthesis protein: MTESTQQPQRLTTLAPDAQQRRLRMAQGVLLLFHVTGFLGLAFAQDKSFYLQFVPLNLLLTAGLLVAFQPRRDANFWSFAVVVMLVGFFVEVAGIRTGVIFGQYEYGPTLGTQWLGVPLIIGLNWFMLTYMGGVLASHLPLPGFLRAVVAALLLVGMDICLEPVAVRYGFWNWRYDIIPLQNFKGWFAVALILQVYFNRMDFSKRNLLVPFVYLLQLLFFFGLSMLA, encoded by the coding sequence ATGACCGAATCAACCCAACAGCCCCAACGCCTTACCACCCTAGCGCCCGATGCTCAGCAGCGCCGGCTGCGGATGGCGCAGGGCGTGCTGCTGCTTTTCCACGTGACGGGATTTCTGGGGCTGGCGTTTGCGCAGGATAAGTCGTTCTACCTGCAGTTTGTGCCGCTCAATCTGCTGCTTACGGCGGGCCTGCTGGTGGCCTTCCAGCCCCGCCGCGATGCCAACTTCTGGAGCTTTGCGGTCGTCGTGATGCTGGTGGGCTTCTTCGTGGAGGTGGCCGGTATCCGGACGGGCGTCATTTTTGGGCAATATGAGTACGGGCCTACGCTCGGGACGCAATGGCTGGGCGTGCCCCTGATTATTGGTCTCAACTGGTTTATGCTCACCTATATGGGTGGTGTGCTGGCCAGCCACTTGCCGTTGCCGGGCTTTCTGCGGGCCGTGGTGGCCGCCCTGCTACTAGTAGGCATGGATATCTGTCTGGAGCCGGTGGCCGTGCGCTACGGCTTCTGGAACTGGCGCTATGATATTATCCCGCTGCAGAACTTCAAAGGCTGGTTTGCGGTGGCCCTGATCCTGCAGGTGTACTTCAACCGCATGGATTTCAGCAAGCGTAACTTGCTGGTACCCTTTGTGTATTTGCTTCAGTTGTTATTTTTTTTCGGCCTGAGTATGCTGGCCTAG